In Leucobacter sp. CX169, a single genomic region encodes these proteins:
- a CDS encoding FadR/GntR family transcriptional regulator, producing MDWTGLTKATTLSVPDRLSIDLERLILDGSLAAGERLPAERDLAEHLGVSRVSVRQALHELETRGLIDRKPGRGTIVLSPEEHASVPAGFGKYQIEEGELGDIMELRAIIEPPIARITAARASARDLTQLEELVRAMEQDISKERYSELDRAFHQAIAQYTHNPLLALLTEQIANEIAPSRANRYQTKARRAASSAAHRRIYEAIAAGDGDLAETEARTHVISISQQINEAARAAAAKNGATA from the coding sequence GTGGACTGGACTGGACTGACGAAAGCGACGACGCTTTCCGTGCCCGACCGGCTGTCGATCGACCTTGAGCGCCTCATCCTGGACGGCTCACTCGCCGCGGGCGAGCGCCTGCCAGCCGAGCGCGACTTGGCCGAGCACCTCGGGGTTTCCCGCGTCTCGGTGCGGCAGGCGCTGCACGAGCTCGAGACGCGAGGCCTCATCGACCGTAAGCCGGGCCGCGGCACGATCGTGCTGAGCCCGGAGGAGCACGCGTCGGTGCCCGCGGGGTTCGGTAAGTATCAGATCGAGGAGGGCGAGCTCGGCGACATCATGGAGCTGCGCGCCATTATCGAGCCCCCGATCGCGCGCATCACCGCGGCCCGGGCCAGCGCGCGCGATCTCACCCAGCTCGAGGAGCTTGTCCGCGCGATGGAGCAGGACATATCGAAGGAGCGCTACTCCGAACTCGACCGGGCGTTCCACCAGGCCATCGCGCAGTACACCCACAACCCGCTGCTGGCGCTCCTGACCGAACAGATCGCGAACGAGATCGCCCCGAGCCGCGCGAACCGGTACCAGACGAAGGCCCGGCGGGCGGCGTCCAGCGCGGCTCACCGTCGCATTTACGAGGCGATCGCCGCCGGTGACGGCGACCTGGCCGAGACCGAAGCCCGCACGCATGTCATCTCGATCAGCCAGCAGATCAACGAAGCCGCGCGCGCCGCCGCCGCGAAGAACGGAGCCACCGCATGA
- a CDS encoding gamma-glutamyltransferase family protein, producing the protein MSTLTHPCGAISTSHHLATEAGAAALEAGGNAIDAALAAAAALCVVYPNNVALGGDLVALVRSPDGVVRFLNATGTAPANQTLEALRERHGEQLPLRGIDTVTVPGGVCGWNSLHQYGASRDWAQHFDAAIRYAADGVPTASSVADALIENRDFFSQDPGASDIFYPGGEPLAEGAPLAQPALADSLRSLAEGGSAEFYTGELAQKWIAGLAALGSEITLADADDYSAYWGEPLAGAFGEHRVFTGPPNTSGFMLLRALRAIEAGIDDPLGAGAGALARVFAESNAVRAAELADPEFGGKTGEELIAMTAPPHPLPGRPKPSGDTVGLSAVSADGWAISLINSVYYGFGAGIVEPSTGILFQNRGTSFSLDPASPNAFAPGKRPRHTLMPVLVMRGDELAWVPSTMGGSAQPQIHTQLLLRSLAGATPDEATHAPRWVVEEPKADGTVVVTVESDVPAEVQELIAASGFTLDVVPTYSEDLGHSNLIRIDANGYSAASDPRSNGSAQVVPGETG; encoded by the coding sequence ATGAGCACCCTGACCCACCCCTGCGGCGCGATCTCGACGTCGCACCACCTCGCGACCGAGGCCGGAGCTGCCGCGCTCGAGGCTGGGGGCAACGCGATCGACGCCGCGCTCGCCGCCGCCGCAGCGCTGTGCGTCGTCTACCCGAACAACGTGGCGCTCGGCGGCGACCTCGTCGCGCTCGTGAGGAGCCCCGACGGCGTCGTCCGCTTCCTCAACGCGACCGGCACCGCGCCCGCGAACCAGACACTCGAGGCGCTGCGCGAGCGGCACGGCGAGCAGCTTCCGCTGCGCGGGATCGACACGGTGACCGTGCCCGGCGGCGTTTGCGGGTGGAACTCGCTGCACCAATACGGTGCCAGCCGCGACTGGGCGCAGCACTTCGACGCCGCGATCCGGTACGCGGCCGACGGCGTGCCGACCGCGAGTTCCGTGGCCGACGCGCTCATCGAGAACCGCGACTTCTTCTCGCAGGATCCCGGCGCAAGCGACATCTTCTACCCGGGCGGCGAGCCGCTGGCCGAGGGTGCTCCGCTCGCGCAACCCGCGCTCGCGGACTCGCTGCGAAGCCTCGCTGAGGGGGGATCCGCCGAGTTCTACACGGGCGAGCTCGCCCAGAAGTGGATCGCGGGCCTCGCTGCCCTCGGCTCGGAGATTACGCTGGCCGACGCCGACGACTACTCCGCCTATTGGGGCGAGCCACTCGCAGGCGCATTCGGGGAGCACCGGGTGTTCACGGGGCCGCCGAATACCTCGGGGTTCATGCTGTTGCGTGCGCTGCGCGCAATCGAGGCGGGCATCGACGACCCCCTCGGCGCCGGCGCCGGCGCGCTCGCGCGCGTCTTCGCGGAGAGCAACGCGGTCCGCGCGGCTGAGCTCGCAGACCCGGAGTTCGGCGGCAAGACCGGCGAGGAACTCATCGCCATGACCGCCCCACCCCACCCGCTTCCCGGACGGCCGAAGCCCTCGGGCGACACCGTCGGCCTGAGCGCGGTGAGTGCGGACGGCTGGGCCATCTCGCTCATTAACTCGGTCTACTACGGCTTCGGCGCCGGCATCGTCGAGCCGAGCACCGGGATCCTGTTCCAAAACCGGGGCACCTCGTTCTCGCTCGACCCTGCCTCGCCGAACGCGTTCGCGCCTGGCAAGCGCCCGCGCCACACGCTCATGCCCGTGCTCGTGATGCGCGGCGACGAGCTGGCCTGGGTTCCGTCGACGATGGGCGGGTCCGCGCAGCCGCAGATCCATACCCAGCTGTTGCTGCGCTCGCTCGCCGGCGCCACCCCGGACGAGGCGACCCACGCACCGCGCTGGGTGGTTGAGGAGCCGAAGGCGGACGGCACCGTCGTGGTGACCGTGGAATCGGACGTGCCCGCCGAGGTACAAGAGCTCATCGCCGCCTCCGGGTTCACGCTCGACGTCGTGCCGACGTACAGTGAAGACTTGGGGCACTCAAACCTCATCCGCATCGACGCGAACGGGTACTCGGCCGCGAGCGACCCGCGTTCAAACGGGTCTGCGCAGGTCGTGCCGGGCGAGACGGGCTGA
- a CDS encoding amino acid ABC transporter ATP-binding protein, with product MSLSDYTTPVPLTDGPIVRAVHVNKWFGDKHILTDVSLEVDRGEVVVLVGPSGAGKTTFLRTLNRLEAIESGEIYVAGQRIGEIERPGGGVKEISARALAQQRADIGFVFQHFNLFPHMTVLENIWHAPVRVKGESKAEAIAYARELLARVNLSDHADARPRSLSGGQQQRVAIARALAMRPALMLFDEPTSALDPEMVGEVLEVMRDLAAAGMTMIIVSHEMGFTREVADRVVIMDAGMIIEQGDPELVFTAPKHERTQQFLSKIL from the coding sequence GTGAGCCTCAGCGACTACACCACCCCCGTCCCGCTGACCGACGGACCGATCGTTCGCGCGGTACACGTGAACAAGTGGTTCGGAGACAAGCACATCCTCACCGACGTCTCACTCGAGGTCGACCGAGGCGAAGTTGTGGTGCTCGTCGGGCCCTCGGGCGCCGGCAAGACCACCTTCCTGCGCACACTCAACCGGCTCGAGGCCATCGAGAGCGGCGAGATCTACGTCGCCGGGCAGCGCATCGGCGAAATCGAGCGGCCTGGCGGGGGAGTAAAAGAGATCTCGGCCCGGGCCCTCGCGCAGCAGCGCGCGGACATCGGCTTCGTGTTCCAGCACTTCAACCTCTTCCCGCACATGACCGTGCTCGAGAACATCTGGCACGCGCCGGTGCGCGTCAAGGGTGAGTCGAAGGCAGAAGCGATCGCGTACGCCCGTGAGCTCCTCGCCCGGGTCAACCTCTCGGATCACGCCGACGCGCGGCCGCGCTCGCTCTCGGGCGGGCAACAGCAGCGCGTGGCGATTGCACGGGCGCTCGCGATGCGGCCCGCGCTCATGCTGTTTGACGAGCCCACGAGTGCGCTCGACCCCGAGATGGTTGGCGAGGTGCTCGAGGTCATGCGCGACCTCGCGGCGGCCGGGATGACCATGATCATCGTGAGCCACGAGATGGGCTTCACCCGGGAGGTGGCTGACCGGGTCGTCATCATGGACGCCGGCATGATCATCGAGCAGGGCGACCCTGAGCTCGTGTTCACCGCGCCCAAGCACGAGCGCACGCAGCAGTTCCTGTCGAAGATCCTGTAG
- a CDS encoding DinB family protein, with protein sequence MPDEKETLRMTLERQREALLWKLDGLSERDLRWPLTPTGTNLLGIVKHVASVELGYLGEVFDRPSGIPTPWLDDESPVNADMWATAEQSSAEIIQLYRDAGAHSEATIAALELDAIGYVPWWSPETQQVTLHQILVHMIAETARHVGHADIIRELTDGAVGLRETSTNLPSIGAVGLATYRKHLAEVAEQATGPGTLG encoded by the coding sequence ATGCCCGACGAAAAAGAGACCCTCCGCATGACTTTGGAACGCCAGCGCGAGGCGCTGCTGTGGAAGCTCGACGGCTTGAGCGAGCGTGACCTGCGTTGGCCGCTCACCCCGACCGGGACAAACCTCCTCGGGATCGTGAAGCACGTGGCCTCAGTCGAGCTCGGCTACCTCGGCGAGGTGTTCGACCGACCCTCTGGCATTCCGACCCCCTGGCTTGACGACGAGAGCCCCGTCAACGCTGACATGTGGGCCACTGCCGAGCAGTCAAGCGCCGAGATTATTCAGCTGTACCGGGACGCGGGCGCCCACAGCGAGGCGACAATCGCCGCGCTCGAGCTCGACGCGATCGGATACGTGCCGTGGTGGTCGCCCGAGACGCAGCAGGTGACCCTGCACCAGATCCTGGTGCACATGATCGCCGAGACGGCACGGCACGTGGGTCACGCCGACATCATCCGTGAGCTCACGGACGGCGCGGTCGGGCTGCGCGAGACCAGCACCAATCTGCCGAGCATCGGCGCGGTCGGTCTCGCGACGTACCGCAAGCATCTCGCAGAGGTTGCCGAGCAGGCCACAGGCCCGGGCACGCTCGGGTAG
- a CDS encoding ABC transporter substrate-binding protein: MAFPVSPSRRIGGAVLALAIGGALALSGCSSAASEAAPEDSNSAAVIAPPAILSADTLKVCTGDSPPNIFYDENNELSGVEIDIANGLAKNLGLKVALEEYAFSGLIPALQAKQCDVIMGSLYIKPEREEIANFVPYLFSGTAVAVHKDNPKKISGFDDSLCGVSMVAITGATGAAAAEEKSAECKAAGEEGLEITLVDEGTNALQQVIAGQVDAFMDTSEIVSFYQQKSDGDFIMVGKPFGKIKIGAATLKDNAELNTALDTAFQAMVDDGTYEQILADWGVEANNITLAE, encoded by the coding sequence GTGGCTTTCCCCGTATCCCCCTCTCGCCGCATCGGCGGAGCGGTCCTGGCCCTCGCGATCGGCGGCGCCCTCGCGCTGAGCGGCTGCAGCAGCGCCGCCTCAGAGGCAGCGCCAGAGGATTCCAACTCGGCCGCGGTCATCGCGCCCCCGGCGATCCTGTCCGCAGATACCCTCAAGGTCTGCACCGGCGACAGCCCGCCCAACATCTTCTACGACGAGAACAATGAGCTCAGCGGCGTCGAGATCGACATCGCGAACGGCCTCGCGAAAAACCTCGGCCTCAAGGTCGCGCTCGAGGAGTACGCCTTCTCTGGCCTCATCCCCGCGCTCCAGGCAAAGCAGTGCGACGTCATCATGGGCTCGCTCTACATCAAGCCCGAGCGGGAAGAAATCGCGAACTTCGTGCCCTACCTCTTCTCGGGCACCGCCGTCGCCGTCCACAAGGACAACCCGAAGAAGATCTCGGGCTTCGACGACAGCCTCTGCGGGGTCAGCATGGTCGCCATCACCGGCGCGACCGGCGCCGCCGCGGCAGAAGAGAAGTCGGCCGAGTGCAAGGCAGCGGGTGAGGAGGGTCTCGAGATCACCCTGGTCGACGAGGGCACGAACGCCCTGCAGCAGGTCATTGCGGGCCAAGTGGATGCGTTCATGGACACCTCCGAGATCGTCAGCTTCTACCAGCAGAAGTCCGACGGCGACTTCATCATGGTCGGCAAGCCCTTCGGCAAGATCAAGATCGGCGCGGCAACTCTGAAGGACAACGCCGAGTTGAACACTGCCCTCGACACGGCCTTCCAGGCCATGGTCGATGACGGCACCTACGAGCAGATCCTCGCCGACTGGGGCGTAGAGGCCAACAACATCACCCTGGCCGAGTAG
- a CDS encoding exodeoxyribonuclease III, with protein MRIATWNVNSVRARVGRIVDWMVREDIDVLAMQEIKCRPDQFPAAEFERAGYQLEIHGLNQWNGVAFASRHEMTDVTRGFDGMPGFGKPIKGQEDVQGTGPNDLPLEARALGVTVGDLRLWSLYVPNGRGLEDPHFAYKLEWLRVLRENTERWLADHPDLPLALMGDFNVAPFDHDMGDPSFEVGRTTHVSPVERAAIAAFSPLVEDVVRPLVPEGYTFWDYTQLRFPRNEGMRIDFILGSPAFASAVTGASHHREERKGDAPSDHIPVVVDIDPTLLGETFDDEDDRPMIFG; from the coding sequence ATGCGCATCGCCACCTGGAACGTCAACTCCGTCCGCGCCCGAGTGGGGCGCATCGTCGATTGGATGGTGCGCGAGGACATCGACGTCCTCGCGATGCAGGAAATCAAGTGCCGGCCGGATCAGTTCCCCGCCGCCGAGTTCGAGCGCGCCGGGTACCAGCTCGAGATTCACGGTCTGAACCAGTGGAACGGCGTCGCTTTCGCGAGCCGCCACGAGATGACGGACGTGACCCGCGGGTTCGATGGCATGCCGGGGTTCGGCAAGCCCATCAAGGGCCAGGAAGACGTACAGGGCACCGGCCCGAACGACCTTCCCCTCGAGGCCCGCGCCCTCGGCGTGACCGTCGGCGACCTGCGCCTCTGGAGCCTCTACGTTCCGAACGGCCGCGGACTCGAAGACCCGCACTTCGCATACAAGCTCGAGTGGCTGCGCGTGCTGCGCGAAAACACCGAGCGGTGGCTCGCCGACCACCCCGACCTTCCCCTCGCGCTGATGGGTGACTTCAACGTCGCCCCCTTCGACCACGACATGGGCGACCCGAGCTTCGAGGTGGGCCGCACGACCCACGTGTCCCCCGTCGAGCGCGCGGCCATCGCCGCATTCAGCCCGCTCGTAGAGGACGTCGTGCGCCCACTCGTCCCCGAGGGATACACCTTCTGGGACTACACGCAGCTGCGCTTTCCCCGCAACGAGGGCATGCGCATCGACTTCATCCTGGGCTCGCCCGCTTTCGCGAGCGCGGTCACGGGCGCCTCGCACCACCGCGAGGAGCGCAAGGGCGACGCCCCGTCCGACCACATCCCGGTGGTCGTCGATATCGACCCGACCCTGCTGGGCGAGACGTTTGATGACGAGGACGACCGCCCGATGATCTTCGGCTAG
- a CDS encoding amino acid ABC transporter permease, with amino-acid sequence MKFDWDYFWQSLLTPSTQFLNGLALTVVISIAAMALALILGLVIALMGRSRILPFRIFASLYIWIIRGTPLLVQLVIIYTGFAAAGIFRFEDVTIGFLIKGAAQAAVVALMLNESAYISEIVRGGLESIEKGQNEAALSLGMTPLSSMRWIIVPQAIRVMVPPLGNSFNGLMKSTSILSIIGVAEMFQVGSSMSAATFKVFEIYIVVALYYLALTTIWTVIQTAIENSLNAKAGLPKAESIWKRLFGFRIKTDRTAPKNPIAESLEGVSA; translated from the coding sequence ATGAAATTCGATTGGGACTACTTCTGGCAGAGCCTGCTCACACCGAGCACTCAGTTCCTCAACGGCCTCGCCCTCACCGTCGTGATCTCTATCGCCGCGATGGCCCTGGCACTGATTCTCGGTCTCGTCATCGCCCTGATGGGGCGCAGCAGGATCCTGCCGTTTCGCATCTTCGCGAGCCTCTATATCTGGATCATCCGCGGCACCCCGCTGCTCGTCCAGCTCGTCATCATTTATACGGGCTTCGCAGCGGCAGGCATCTTCCGCTTCGAGGACGTCACCATCGGCTTCCTCATCAAGGGCGCAGCCCAAGCAGCCGTCGTCGCGCTCATGCTCAACGAGAGTGCGTACATTTCCGAGATCGTGCGCGGCGGCCTCGAGTCGATCGAGAAGGGCCAGAATGAGGCGGCACTGTCGCTCGGCATGACTCCGCTCAGCTCGATGCGCTGGATCATCGTGCCGCAGGCCATCCGCGTCATGGTCCCGCCGCTCGGCAACTCCTTCAACGGGCTCATGAAGAGCACCTCGATCCTGTCGATCATCGGCGTCGCCGAAATGTTCCAGGTCGGCAGCTCGATGAGCGCCGCGACATTCAAGGTATTCGAGATCTACATCGTCGTCGCGCTGTACTACTTGGCACTGACCACGATCTGGACCGTGATTCAGACCGCCATCGAGAACTCGTTGAACGCGAAGGCCGGCCTCCCCAAGGCCGAGTCGATCTGGAAGCGGCTGTTCGGGTTCCGCATCAAAACCGACCGCACCGCACCCAAAAACCCGATCGCCGAATCTCTGGAAGGGGTCTCAGCGTGA
- a CDS encoding sulfite exporter TauE/SafE family protein produces MNQTSRPGFFPLLLLGIAAGTLSGLFGIGGGVIIVPALALLLYMPQRLAAGTSVAAILPAAVVGAITYGIQGQVDWIAGALLAVGIIVGAQVGSHLLSKLPVRMLQWLFLGFLLVVIVSLWFVVPQRGDVMDLTVISVPGLIVTGFLTGVLSGLLGVGGGVIVVPVLMFFFGASDLIAKGTSLFMMIPGSISGTFANFRRKNVDLRAAAIVGVAASAFSPVGAIIAGSIEPQVSNIAFSVFLVFIFAQLLWKLIQAKRQEQQGK; encoded by the coding sequence ATGAACCAGACTTCTCGCCCCGGCTTCTTCCCCCTCCTGCTGCTCGGTATCGCCGCCGGCACGCTCTCCGGACTCTTTGGGATCGGCGGCGGCGTCATCATCGTGCCCGCGCTCGCCCTCCTGCTCTACATGCCCCAGCGACTCGCGGCGGGCACCTCGGTGGCCGCGATCCTGCCGGCAGCGGTCGTCGGCGCGATCACCTATGGGATTCAGGGGCAGGTTGACTGGATCGCCGGGGCGCTGCTTGCCGTCGGCATCATCGTGGGAGCGCAGGTCGGCAGCCACCTGCTGTCGAAGCTGCCGGTACGCATGCTCCAGTGGCTCTTCCTGGGCTTCCTGCTCGTCGTCATCGTGAGCCTCTGGTTCGTCGTGCCGCAGCGCGGCGACGTGATGGACCTGACCGTCATCTCGGTGCCCGGCCTGATCGTGACCGGCTTCCTCACGGGTGTGCTTTCGGGCCTGCTGGGGGTGGGCGGTGGCGTCATCGTGGTGCCGGTGCTCATGTTCTTCTTCGGCGCGAGCGATCTCATTGCGAAGGGCACCTCGCTGTTCATGATGATCCCCGGTTCGATCTCGGGCACGTTCGCCAACTTCCGGCGGAAGAACGTCGACCTGCGGGCGGCCGCCATCGTCGGTGTCGCCGCGAGCGCGTTTTCGCCGGTCGGCGCGATCATCGCGGGAAGCATCGAGCCGCAGGTCTCGAACATCGCGTTCTCGGTCTTCCTGGTCTTCATCTTCGCGCAGCTGCTGTGGAAGCTGATCCAGGCGAAGCGACAGGAACAGCAGGGAAAGTAG
- the pyrE gene encoding orotate phosphoribosyltransferase: MTDARAQLIDLITTEAVFHGDFTLTSGKKATYYIDLRKLSLDHRAAPLIGQVMLDLIADVDGVVAVGGLTMGADPIASAILHQGVLRGTPYDAFVVRKEPKDHGRGRQVEGPDLEGKRVIVVEDTSTTGGSPLAAIEALEKVGAIVAGVAVVVDRQAPAKARIEAAGYEYRYAIGLDDLGLAPQ, from the coding sequence ATGACCGACGCGCGCGCCCAGCTCATTGACCTCATCACGACCGAAGCCGTTTTCCACGGCGACTTCACGCTTACGAGCGGCAAGAAGGCGACCTATTACATCGACTTGCGCAAGCTCAGCCTGGACCACCGCGCGGCCCCGCTGATCGGCCAGGTCATGCTCGACCTGATCGCCGACGTCGACGGCGTCGTGGCCGTGGGCGGGCTCACCATGGGCGCCGACCCGATCGCTTCGGCGATCCTGCACCAGGGCGTCCTGCGAGGCACCCCATACGACGCGTTCGTCGTGCGCAAGGAGCCGAAGGACCACGGCCGTGGACGACAGGTTGAGGGCCCCGACCTCGAGGGCAAGCGCGTCATCGTCGTGGAGGACACCTCGACGACGGGCGGTTCGCCGCTCGCAGCGATCGAGGCGCTTGAGAAAGTCGGAGCGATCGTAGCCGGCGTCGCGGTGGTCGTCGACCGCCAGGCGCCCGCGAAGGCGCGCATCGAGGCCGCGGGCTACGAGTACCGCTACGCGATCGGCCTCGACGACCTCGGGCTCGCGCCGCAGTAG